The Moraxella osloensis genome contains a region encoding:
- the argJ gene encoding bifunctional glutamate N-acetyltransferase/amino-acid acetyltransferase ArgJ, translating into MPVGNVELVKLNPVKGIKIGITEAHVRYAGRKDLTVFDIIAGANTAVVTTQNQFCAAPVQLLREFIAKDSPRYLIVNTGNANAATGEDGKQRAKTTCVALAEKTGVAAEQVLPYSTGVIGETLPADKIIAGLDSALANLSDDNWLGAAHSIMTTDTTPKGHSEIVEIDGTTYTVTGISKGAGMIRPNMATMLGFVATDANIEKSLLQNILTDTVNQSFNRITVDGDTSTNDCCTLIATGQVGEMIDSENHPHYQAIYQAIKNVMIRIAQLIVRDGEGATKFMTVKVTGGETSEECAKIAYEVAHSPLVKTAFFASDPNWGRILAAVGKAGVMLDQSKVAVSLDDVRICERGGLAQDYTEARGSEVMKRPEITIHIELGRGQASDTVYTCDLSYEYVKINADYRS; encoded by the coding sequence ATGCCAGTTGGCAATGTCGAACTTGTAAAATTAAACCCAGTGAAAGGGATAAAAATTGGCATCACCGAAGCCCACGTGCGCTATGCAGGGCGCAAAGACTTAACGGTTTTTGACATCATAGCGGGCGCAAATACCGCGGTTGTCACCACGCAAAACCAATTTTGTGCCGCGCCTGTGCAGTTGCTGCGAGAATTTATCGCCAAAGACAGTCCCCGTTATTTGATTGTCAACACAGGCAACGCCAACGCTGCCACAGGTGAAGACGGTAAACAGCGTGCCAAAACAACGTGTGTGGCATTGGCAGAAAAAACCGGTGTCGCGGCCGAGCAAGTATTGCCTTATTCCACCGGGGTGATTGGGGAAACCTTGCCGGCGGATAAAATCATCGCCGGGTTAGACAGCGCCTTAGCCAATTTAAGCGACGATAATTGGCTTGGCGCCGCCCATAGCATCATGACCACCGATACCACCCCAAAAGGACATAGCGAAATCGTGGAAATTGATGGTACAACTTACACGGTGACAGGTATCTCAAAAGGCGCGGGCATGATTCGCCCCAATATGGCGACCATGCTTGGCTTTGTGGCGACCGATGCCAACATTGAAAAATCGTTGCTACAAAATATCTTGACCGATACGGTGAATCAGTCATTTAACCGCATCACGGTGGATGGCGACACCTCGACCAATGACTGTTGTACGTTGATTGCCACAGGACAAGTTGGGGAGATGATTGACAGCGAAAATCACCCGCATTATCAAGCGATTTATCAGGCAATTAAAAATGTGATGATTCGAATCGCTCAATTGATTGTACGCGATGGTGAAGGGGCAACCAAATTTATGACGGTCAAAGTGACAGGCGGTGAAACCTCTGAAGAATGTGCCAAAATCGCCTATGAAGTGGCGCATTCACCGCTGGTAAAAACCGCATTTTTTGCCAGTGACCCAAATTGGGGGCGTATTTTGGCAGCGGTAGGCAAAGCGGGCGTGATGCTCGACCAGTCAAAAGTGGCGGTATCACTCGATGATGTGCGTATCTGCGAGCGCGGCGGCTTGGCACAAGACTATACCGAGGCGCGTGGTAGCGAGGTGATGAAGCGTCCTGAAATTACCATTCACATTGAATTGGGTCGCGGACAGGCGAGTGATACCGTTTATACCTGTGATTTATCATACGAGTATGTCAAAATCAATGCTGATTATCGTTCTTAA
- a CDS encoding NF038104 family lipoprotein produces MKKLTTLLFLLTTAVILQGCVHKIVTVPVKVAYKTTKGVVKGTVAVAKAVIPGG; encoded by the coding sequence ATGAAAAAACTAACCACCCTGCTTTTTTTGCTGACCACCGCTGTTATCTTACAAGGGTGTGTGCATAAAATTGTCACTGTCCCTGTTAAAGTTGCCTATAAGACCACCAAAGGGGTGGTCAAAGGCACGGTAGCCGTCGCTAAAGCGGTGATACCAGGCGGCTAA
- a CDS encoding TrmH family RNA methyltransferase, which translates to MNVFISSKDNPTIKTAHALLTGSRQRKKLGKTVIEGTHLLEAYLNANLTPETVIVSESGLHNDEINALLNRLENVKTLTISDNLYKEIRTLGESLPIMAMIDMPHLDFNQPITSDCLIINGVQDNGNLGTLLRTASAVGIKTIVCTMGTASAWSPKTLRAGMGANFSLTIFEGISVDEILMKVKVPMFATSSHTDHIIYQTDLRQPLALIMGHEGQGVDERLLSQSAPIALPQPNGQESLNVAIAGSLCLYEMLRQRRYA; encoded by the coding sequence ATGAATGTTTTCATATCTTCCAAAGACAACCCAACCATCAAAACTGCTCATGCCCTTCTCACTGGGTCGCGCCAGCGTAAAAAACTGGGCAAAACCGTGATTGAAGGCACGCATTTGCTTGAAGCGTACCTAAACGCTAATCTCACGCCCGAAACCGTGATTGTCAGTGAAAGTGGTTTGCACAATGACGAAATCAATGCCTTATTAAACCGACTTGAAAATGTTAAAACGTTAACGATTAGCGATAATCTGTATAAAGAGATTCGCACGCTGGGCGAGAGCCTGCCCATCATGGCGATGATTGATATGCCGCATTTAGACTTTAATCAGCCCATCACCAGCGATTGCTTAATCATCAATGGTGTCCAAGACAATGGCAATCTAGGCACACTGTTACGCACCGCCTCAGCGGTGGGAATTAAAACCATTGTCTGTACGATGGGCACCGCATCGGCGTGGTCGCCCAAAACCTTGCGAGCGGGCATGGGGGCAAATTTTAGTTTAACGATTTTTGAAGGCATCAGCGTAGATGAGATTTTGATGAAGGTCAAAGTGCCGATGTTTGCCACAAGCTCACATACCGATCATATTATTTATCAAACCGATTTGAGACAACCGTTAGCCTTGATTATGGGGCATGAAGGACAAGGCGTCGATGAGAGGTTACTTAGTCAATCTGCCCCGATTGCCCTACCGCAGCCCAATGGTCAAGAAAGCCTAAACGTGGCGATAGCAGGGTCACTGTGTCTGTATGAAATGTTACGGCAAAGACGCTACGCATGA
- a CDS encoding AIPR family protein, with translation MSIFKVLDTHISSCVSSYPTILDNAANDSILRGTEFMLFSLLKIFDENDIDYIEEGIVDSGYRKEKLDYGIDAIYITASNDIVNLPEELDDYNEDTKFNIHLFQFKRGTGVEQGELLKFQNGIKKIFIDENFNEPDNLYFFNRLIIFNEIKNKIYTNFPTDNIAVIPHVVFGGLKDNIIDNPLLSEVLDNITRDLKNNGYNNVKTNVLGCEELINYSTQSRKIIDTIEYQKTLNYITDTDNKNKLNGYICIVKGMQIAELVRKHQTSLFEANIRDYYKRNDLNGSIIETSASDESKYFWSFNNGLTMTCSKVEELPNNKYRLHDLQIVNGCQTSNSIYHALKNKERVKELIDKKASSDKGLNQKEQEELDSKIKLQFNDDTSLLVKIIETNNDDLIFRITETTNSQTPIKAFSLKANDNIQKLIEQYLGSLDISYERRINELRNKGKKNIYNIQKLFQLFSSQILMMPSQVRTRPKRLFISNYDNVFPAPDVKQLNYSLYYIPLMIDIAVNKAVKKFMSDEKTDIYKKTLMTYGKFHLGCFILSSILKNEYSEKGIIKSENLILDELKTNLDFHFQDALENFEKVVKAGYGNRRESISSAVRKTELDTRIKKFVKNRK, from the coding sequence ATGTCAATTTTTAAGGTTTTAGATACCCACATTAGTTCATGTGTTTCAAGCTATCCAACTATCCTAGATAATGCAGCTAATGATAGTATTCTTCGTGGTACTGAATTCATGTTATTTTCTCTTTTAAAAATTTTTGATGAAAATGATATTGATTACATTGAGGAGGGCATTGTAGACTCAGGCTACAGAAAAGAAAAGTTAGATTATGGTATTGACGCTATTTATATAACAGCATCTAACGATATTGTTAATTTACCTGAAGAGCTAGATGATTATAACGAAGATACAAAATTCAATATTCATTTATTTCAATTTAAACGAGGAACGGGAGTTGAGCAAGGTGAATTACTGAAATTTCAAAATGGTATAAAGAAAATCTTTATTGATGAAAATTTTAATGAGCCAGATAATCTATATTTTTTTAATAGGTTAATTATTTTTAACGAAATAAAAAACAAAATTTATACAAATTTTCCAACTGACAATATAGCAGTCATCCCCCACGTTGTTTTTGGTGGTCTAAAAGACAACATTATTGATAACCCTCTACTTTCAGAAGTTCTTGATAATATAACAAGGGATTTGAAAAACAATGGTTATAACAATGTTAAAACCAATGTGCTTGGATGTGAAGAATTAATAAACTACTCCACTCAGAGTCGGAAGATTATTGACACTATTGAATATCAAAAAACTTTGAACTATATAACTGATACCGATAATAAGAATAAATTGAATGGCTATATTTGTATTGTAAAAGGTATGCAAATAGCCGAGCTAGTTAGAAAGCACCAGACATCCCTTTTTGAGGCAAATATTAGGGATTATTATAAACGTAATGATTTGAATGGAAGTATAATTGAAACTAGCGCAAGCGATGAATCTAAATATTTTTGGAGCTTCAATAATGGACTTACTATGACCTGTAGTAAGGTTGAGGAATTACCAAATAATAAATATCGCTTGCATGATTTGCAAATTGTTAATGGCTGTCAAACATCCAATTCAATTTATCATGCTCTTAAAAACAAAGAAAGAGTCAAAGAATTAATCGATAAAAAAGCTAGTTCAGACAAAGGTCTAAATCAAAAAGAGCAGGAGGAGTTAGATTCAAAAATAAAGCTTCAGTTTAATGATGATACTAGTCTATTAGTTAAAATAATTGAAACTAATAATGATGATTTAATTTTCAGAATTACAGAAACTACTAATTCCCAGACTCCAATAAAGGCTTTTTCCCTAAAAGCAAATGACAACATACAAAAATTAATTGAACAGTATTTAGGAAGTTTAGATATTTCTTATGAAAGACGTATTAATGAGTTAAGAAATAAAGGAAAAAAGAACATTTATAATATTCAAAAGTTATTTCAACTTTTTTCATCCCAAATTCTAATGATGCCTTCTCAAGTCCGAACTAGACCGAAACGCTTATTCATTTCTAACTATGACAATGTATTTCCTGCACCTGATGTGAAACAGCTTAATTATTCTCTTTACTATATTCCTTTAATGATTGATATTGCGGTGAATAAAGCAGTTAAGAAATTTATGTCTGATGAAAAAACAGATATATATAAAAAAACTTTAATGACGTACGGTAAATTTCATTTAGGTTGCTTTATCTTGTCTTCTATTTTAAAAAATGAATACTCAGAAAAAGGGATAATTAAAAGTGAAAATTTAATACTAGATGAACTAAAAACTAACTTAGATTTTCATTTTCAAGATGCTTTAGAAAACTTCGAAAAAGTTGTAAAAGCTGGTTATGGTAATAGAAGAGAATCTATTTCGAGTGCTGTAAGGAAAACTGAGTTAGATACCCGTATAAAAAAATTCGTTAAAAATAGGAAGTAA
- a CDS encoding class 1 fructose-bisphosphatase, which produces MSNLETYLAAQNAQPAVADIITTITKVGIQISDLLKRGALADILGEAGNQNVQGEEQKKLDVIANDLLLDALSSNPHCAGVASEELDNATPANQDGDVLVLFDPLDGSSNIDINMAVGTIFSILPYNNQGHPATDEDFLQKGTAQLASGYILYGTSTVMSITLGNGVAMFSLDPDTKAFVQIKDQVQISADTKEYAINASNYRYWLPPMQRYIDEFTAGKTGVRGKDFNMRWVAAMVGDIHRILCRGGIFSYPFDTKHPDKPGKLRLMYEANPMSLLIEQAGGMSTDAVNRILDIEPTSIHQRVPVVLGAKNEVEYVKKLHEEV; this is translated from the coding sequence ATGTCAAATCTTGAAACTTATCTTGCCGCTCAAAACGCCCAACCTGCTGTTGCCGACATCATTACCACCATTACCAAAGTCGGCATTCAAATCAGCGACTTGCTCAAACGCGGCGCGCTCGCGGATATTTTGGGCGAAGCGGGTAACCAAAATGTGCAGGGCGAAGAGCAAAAAAAGCTCGATGTCATTGCCAATGATTTGTTGCTAGACGCTTTGAGCAGCAATCCGCATTGCGCGGGCGTGGCTTCTGAAGAATTAGATAACGCCACCCCTGCCAATCAAGATGGCGATGTGTTGGTACTGTTTGACCCGCTTGATGGCTCATCCAATATCGATATTAATATGGCAGTCGGTACAATTTTCTCGATTTTACCCTACAACAACCAAGGTCACCCTGCGACGGATGAGGACTTTTTGCAAAAAGGAACGGCGCAGTTGGCATCGGGTTATATTTTGTATGGCACCTCAACTGTGATGTCAATCACGCTTGGTAACGGTGTGGCCATGTTTAGCCTTGACCCAGACACCAAAGCGTTTGTGCAAATCAAAGACCAAGTGCAAATCAGCGCAGACACCAAAGAGTATGCGATTAATGCCTCTAACTATCGCTATTGGTTGCCACCGATGCAGCGTTATATTGACGAGTTTACGGCGGGTAAAACTGGCGTGCGTGGTAAAGATTTTAATATGCGCTGGGTGGCGGCGATGGTGGGCGATATTCACCGTATTTTGTGCCGTGGGGGGATTTTTAGCTATCCATTTGACACCAAACACCCTGATAAACCGGGTAAACTGCGTCTGATGTATGAAGCCAATCCGATGAGCTTACTCATTGAGCAAGCGGGTGGTATGAGCACCGATGCAGTCAATCGTATTTTGGATATCGAGCCGACCAGTATCCACCAGCGCGTGCCGGTGGTGCTAGGGGCGAAAAACGAAGTTGAATATGTGAAAAAATTACATGAAGAAGTTTAA
- a CDS encoding aspartate carbamoyltransferase catalytic subunit gives MAKPELTAAGDLRHFIGVEGLSKTQLMAIIEKANGYLTDNAGRPNSIRNSDELEGCTVMNLFFENSTRTRTTFDVAAKRLGASVISIDIAKSSTQKGESLRDTLWNLEAMTADIFVVRHSSSGAAHFMATEVTPNIAIINGGDGWHAHPTQAMLDMLTIYREAPRPFEELTVAIIGDIKHSRVARSDIAALKTLGVKEIRVVAPKTLLPKGIERYGVNVYNDLDAAVVDCDVIIGLRIQNERIGSPLLPSTSEYFKAYGITTERLALAKPDALVMHPGPMNRGVEISSTVADGEQSVILKQVNNGIAVRMAVLALAMQGQRAARSAS, from the coding sequence ATGGCAAAGCCGGAACTGACCGCAGCAGGTGATTTGCGGCATTTTATCGGCGTAGAAGGGTTATCCAAAACGCAGCTGATGGCCATCATCGAAAAAGCCAATGGTTACTTAACCGACAATGCCGGTCGCCCCAACAGCATTCGCAATAGTGATGAGCTTGAAGGCTGTACGGTGATGAATTTGTTTTTTGAAAACTCTACCCGTACCCGCACCACCTTTGATGTGGCTGCCAAACGTCTTGGCGCTAGTGTCATCAGTATCGATATTGCCAAATCCAGCACCCAAAAAGGCGAAAGCTTACGGGATACGCTGTGGAACCTTGAAGCGATGACAGCGGATATCTTTGTGGTGCGTCATTCATCGAGTGGGGCTGCGCATTTTATGGCAACCGAAGTCACCCCAAACATTGCCATCATCAACGGTGGTGACGGCTGGCACGCGCATCCGACCCAAGCGATGCTCGATATGCTCACGATTTATCGTGAAGCGCCAAGACCGTTTGAGGAATTAACGGTAGCGATTATCGGCGATATCAAGCATAGCCGCGTTGCCCGTTCAGACATTGCAGCACTCAAAACCTTGGGAGTTAAAGAAATTCGCGTTGTGGCGCCCAAGACATTATTACCAAAAGGCATTGAGCGTTATGGTGTCAATGTCTATAACGATTTGGACGCGGCGGTAGTTGACTGTGATGTCATCATTGGTCTACGTATTCAAAATGAGCGTATTGGCTCGCCTTTGTTGCCATCGACATCCGAGTATTTTAAAGCGTATGGCATCACTACCGAACGCCTTGCCCTTGCCAAACCTGACGCGCTTGTGATGCATCCAGGACCGATGAATCGCGGTGTTGAAATCTCATCAACTGTTGCCGATGGTGAGCAATCAGTGATTTTAAAACAAGTCAATAACGGCATTGCGGTACGTATGGCGGTGTTGGCACTGGCCATGCAAGGGCAACGTGCCGCACGCAGCGCATCTTAA
- a CDS encoding dihydroorotase, whose protein sequence is MTLQNLLPANWQFDTTQLNPIDSDGKWLLPPLVDLCARLREPGHQSHGTLKSEGAAARKNGFLHVVIPPDTNPVLENGSLLAGLRERAYQDGGIYLHVLGAMTAGLEGEKPANMLGLKQGGIIGVSNARRKFANDDVLLQALDYAATYDIKVFFYPDEPSLSKNGVAHDGYIASYHGLAGIPWIAETVALSKQLLIVEETGVSAHFGQLTTKSSIDLIRWAKQRGLPVTCDVAMHQLHLTDDALIGFNALAYVLPPLRSNTDKKALQEGLQDGTIDAICSHHEPLAKTAKQAPFAECKPGISNFDTFMGLACQLVKEGVLTPTQLVEKIALNPAKIAGIEASYHQTGGAVLVDPRLTWTVTKESMMSQGKNTPFINSELTGKVEQVYF, encoded by the coding sequence ATGACGCTTCAAAATCTTTTACCTGCCAACTGGCAATTTGATACCACGCAGCTTAACCCTATCGACAGCGATGGCAAATGGCTATTACCGCCGCTGGTGGATTTATGTGCGCGTTTGCGTGAACCTGGGCACCAGTCGCATGGTACATTAAAATCAGAAGGCGCCGCGGCTCGAAAAAACGGTTTTTTGCATGTCGTTATACCACCTGATACCAACCCAGTACTTGAGAATGGCTCGTTACTAGCAGGCTTGCGAGAGCGGGCTTATCAAGATGGTGGCATCTATCTGCATGTGCTAGGGGCGATGACCGCAGGTCTTGAAGGTGAAAAACCCGCCAATATGCTTGGGCTGAAGCAAGGTGGCATCATCGGGGTCAGCAATGCTCGTCGCAAATTCGCCAATGATGACGTACTACTGCAAGCACTGGATTATGCAGCGACTTATGACATCAAAGTATTTTTTTACCCTGATGAACCCAGTTTATCCAAAAACGGCGTCGCCCATGATGGCTACATCGCATCTTATCATGGCTTGGCAGGGATTCCTTGGATTGCTGAAACGGTGGCGTTATCCAAGCAGCTGTTGATTGTTGAAGAAACAGGCGTATCGGCACATTTTGGTCAGCTGACCACCAAATCCTCGATTGATTTGATTCGCTGGGCGAAACAAAGGGGCTTGCCGGTGACCTGTGATGTGGCGATGCACCAGTTACATTTAACCGATGATGCGTTGATTGGTTTTAATGCCTTGGCGTATGTGTTGCCGCCCCTGCGTTCCAATACGGATAAAAAAGCACTGCAAGAAGGCTTGCAAGATGGCACGATTGATGCGATTTGTAGCCACCATGAGCCCTTGGCAAAAACCGCTAAACAAGCGCCATTTGCGGAGTGTAAACCCGGTATTAGCAATTTTGATACTTTTATGGGGCTAGCTTGTCAATTGGTCAAAGAAGGTGTTTTGACCCCAACGCAGTTAGTAGAAAAAATCGCACTCAACCCTGCCAAAATCGCGGGGATTGAAGCAAGCTACCATCAAACGGGCGGGGCGGTGCTGGTTGACCCCAGGCTGACTTGGACGGTAACTAAAGAATCGATGATGTCGCAGGGCAAAAATACGCCATTTATCAATAGCGAATTGACAGGGAAAGTCGAGCAAGTCTATTTTTAA
- a CDS encoding DUF2127 domain-containing protein, which produces MPKAFKQIALPVPNSHHAKNAIIMVAIYELVKGLVALGVAAIIFVGHDKLQWIARVVSQALHRIMGMALHHQIEALNHYAWVANQNWQKAFWIVVGYALLRFVETYGLYRDKIWAYWYSVLGYGVFLPLEVYELFSHRFNWLNFLILLVNIVIVVVVYRNMRAKGLLGKKMTQA; this is translated from the coding sequence ATGCCAAAGGCGTTTAAACAGATAGCCCTGCCAGTCCCTAATAGCCATCATGCCAAGAACGCCATCATCATGGTCGCTATCTATGAGCTGGTAAAAGGATTGGTAGCGCTAGGGGTGGCGGCTATTATTTTTGTAGGGCATGATAAATTGCAATGGATTGCGCGGGTGGTTTCACAGGCGCTGCATCGTATCATGGGTATGGCACTGCACCACCAAATAGAGGCACTGAATCACTATGCTTGGGTCGCCAACCAAAATTGGCAAAAAGCCTTTTGGATAGTTGTGGGCTATGCGCTGCTGCGTTTTGTGGAAACCTACGGTCTTTATCGAGATAAGATATGGGCGTATTGGTATAGCGTTTTGGGCTACGGCGTGTTTTTGCCGCTTGAGGTTTATGAGTTATTTAGCCATCGGTTTAATTGGCTTAACTTTTTGATACTGCTAGTGAATATCGTCATTGTTGTGGTTGTCTATCGCAATATGCGCGCCAAAGGGTTATTGGGTAAAAAGATGACCCAGGCTTAA
- a CDS encoding YihY/virulence factor BrkB family protein: MNELIAKLKKLSIFKYKWVQFLMYLIKNFIDDNCSQKAALLTYTTLLSIVPILTLLFVILSTIPQLAEAREQIQNLIFSNILPSTGLQVTKYLNQFTSNSSNLTIMGVGILFFTTISTLMTIEATFNQIWRVEKKETSWLNLVRYWVIITLLPIVLAIVMIISSTVQSLSFLNQKIGGYGIDWAIWVQIGSIAIVLMGLVTMYWFIPRCQVRFKHALVAGVVVGIIFEILKLTFGAIVDNFTSYKAVYGAFAILPLFLLWIYISWNIILLGVQISYCLTIFETKEIFPRHALFSLMDMLNVLYREHKKGNAVTEAGLRDVLGRQEMPNWYTYISFLQDNNLITTSDKYEYVLKRSLDDYSFWDFYQNMPYPLPHEKDLRKLKNNAPWTVQWINTLARGEAMLKYNFDVSMASIFDSIAPRQTPNAEDIKPDTGKKDKGKGNKLAGQREGSGLSGGQVSDVVNEDKRIKETDAEQATGFDGTLDFKGQGSLSSQPRDFNALNNDELSDELSHESSVAKQGHDNQKHLSNDERDDKRPLKTLEESNSEYDSHSENKATPSSAQHGNVADEHKFAIDNYLNANNFDNMRWDISNLDDTSFSNEITTTQTAKSKILVDDDKPKGDNTAVMAKIRQIVPASVLDSPYNPFNFIKSKIATNASKKSPRIITEKDKPDS; the protein is encoded by the coding sequence ATGAATGAACTGATTGCCAAACTAAAAAAATTATCCATTTTTAAATATAAATGGGTGCAGTTTTTGATGTACCTTATCAAAAACTTTATCGATGATAATTGTAGCCAAAAAGCTGCGTTACTGACGTATACCACGCTGCTGTCTATTGTGCCGATTTTAACCCTACTGTTCGTGATTCTCTCCACCATTCCGCAGTTAGCAGAAGCGCGTGAGCAGATTCAAAACTTGATATTTAGCAATATTTTGCCCAGTACCGGATTACAGGTCACCAAGTATCTCAACCAATTTACCAGTAATTCATCGAACTTAACCATCATGGGTGTGGGTATTTTATTTTTTACCACCATTTCCACTTTAATGACGATTGAAGCCACATTTAACCAAATTTGGCGGGTTGAAAAAAAAGAGACCAGCTGGCTCAATCTTGTGCGTTACTGGGTGATTATTACCCTGTTACCTATTGTGCTTGCCATCGTCATGATTATCTCAAGTACCGTGCAAAGTTTGAGCTTTTTAAATCAAAAAATTGGCGGTTATGGGATTGACTGGGCGATTTGGGTACAAATCGGCTCGATTGCGATTGTGCTGATGGGGTTGGTGACCATGTATTGGTTTATCCCGCGCTGCCAAGTGCGTTTTAAACATGCGCTGGTTGCCGGTGTTGTGGTTGGGATTATCTTTGAAATCTTAAAACTCACCTTTGGCGCAATTGTCGATAACTTTACCAGTTATAAAGCGGTGTATGGGGCGTTTGCGATTTTGCCGTTGTTCTTACTCTGGATTTATATTTCTTGGAATATTATTCTGCTTGGGGTGCAAATCAGCTACTGTTTGACCATTTTTGAGACCAAAGAAATCTTTCCCCGTCATGCCTTGTTTAGCTTGATGGATATGTTAAACGTGTTATACCGTGAGCATAAAAAAGGTAATGCCGTCACCGAAGCCGGTTTGCGTGATGTGCTAGGTCGCCAAGAGATGCCAAATTGGTACACTTATATTAGCTTTTTACAAGATAACAATCTCATCACCACCAGTGACAAATATGAATATGTGCTCAAACGCTCGCTCGATGATTATAGTTTTTGGGATTTTTATCAAAATATGCCCTATCCTTTGCCGCATGAAAAGGATTTGCGAAAACTTAAAAATAACGCGCCTTGGACTGTGCAATGGATTAATACCTTAGCGCGTGGTGAAGCCATGCTCAAATATAATTTTGATGTGTCGATGGCAAGTATTTTTGATAGTATCGCACCGCGTCAGACCCCAAATGCCGAAGACATCAAGCCAGATACAGGAAAAAAAGATAAAGGTAAAGGCAACAAACTAGCCGGTCAACGTGAAGGTTCAGGGCTATCAGGCGGTCAAGTCAGTGACGTGGTCAATGAAGATAAACGTATCAAGGAAACTGATGCCGAGCAAGCGACTGGCTTTGATGGTACGCTTGATTTTAAAGGTCAAGGTAGCTTATCGAGTCAACCACGTGATTTTAATGCCCTAAATAACGATGAGTTATCGGATGAATTATCACATGAATCATCAGTTGCTAAGCAAGGTCATGATAATCAAAAACACTTGTCAAATGATGAGAGAGATGATAAACGTCCACTAAAAACGCTTGAAGAAAGTAACAGTGAATATGACAGTCATAGCGAAAACAAAGCGACGCCCTCATCCGCACAACATGGCAATGTGGCAGATGAGCATAAATTTGCGATTGATAATTATTTGAATGCCAATAATTTTGACAATATGCGTTGGGATATCAGTAACCTAGATGACACGAGTTTTAGCAATGAAATTACCACCACCCAAACAGCCAAATCAAAAATCCTAGTAGATGATGACAAACCAAAAGGTGATAATACGGCGGTGATGGCTAAAATTCGTCAGATTGTACCGGCTAGTGTACTCGATAGCCCGTATAATCCTTTCAATTTTATCAAATCAAAAATTGCAACTAATGCAAGCAAAAAATCTCCGCGTATCATTACCGAAAAAGATAAACCAGACAGCTAG
- the wrbA gene encoding NAD(P)H:quinone oxidoreductase yields the protein MSQPYILVLYYSQNGSTKDLAYLVAQGIEDSGTGIAARIRTVPKVSSETEKVAPSIPDEGDLYASMDDLKNCVGLALGSPTHFGNMAASMKYFWDNSVTIWLAGDLQNKPASVFTSTGTMHGGQETTLTSMMTPLLHHGMVIVGISYSEPALNTTSQGGSPYGASHVSGAKHDHIMSADEKTLAIAQGQRLAKIAKALQAL from the coding sequence ATGAGTCAACCTTATATTTTAGTGTTGTACTACAGCCAAAATGGCTCAACCAAAGATTTGGCGTATCTGGTCGCACAAGGTATTGAAGACAGTGGCACAGGCATCGCCGCACGTATTCGCACCGTACCCAAGGTCAGTAGCGAGACTGAAAAAGTTGCGCCAAGTATTCCTGATGAGGGTGACCTGTACGCCAGCATGGATGACTTAAAAAACTGTGTAGGACTGGCATTAGGTAGCCCCACCCATTTTGGCAATATGGCAGCATCGATGAAGTATTTTTGGGATAATAGCGTCACAATTTGGCTCGCGGGGGATTTGCAAAACAAACCGGCATCTGTATTTACCAGTACGGGCACCATGCACGGTGGGCAGGAGACGACTTTGACTAGCATGATGACGCCGCTACTGCATCATGGCATGGTGATTGTGGGAATTTCATACAGTGAGCCTGCGCTCAATACCACGAGCCAAGGTGGAAGCCCGTATGGTGCAAGCCATGTCAGTGGCGCAAAGCATGACCATATCATGAGCGCAGACGAAAAAACATTAGCCATCGCCCAAGGTCAACGTCTAGCCAAAATTGCCAAGGCATTACAAGCGTTATGA